The genomic region TCGGTGTGGGTCACGCGGATGACGCCGGGGGCGCGCTCGCGCATCACGAGCCCGCTGAAGGTGTTCTCCACCGGGATCTCGCGGCGCGCGTCGCCCACGGTCGCGCCTTCCCCGATGCTCGCGGCCAGCACCAGCTTGCCGCCTTCCAGCAAGCGGAACCACGCGGCGCGGGCTTCCATCAGGCCGCGCAACTCGCGCAGGGCTACTTCCATCATCGGGCGGAAGTCCTGCGCCTCGGCGATGGCGTGGGTGATCTCGTTGACGACGGCGAGCCGGCGCGCCCGCGTCTGCGCGTCGTCGAGCACGACGACCGCCATGCTGAGCGCCAGCAGCAGCTCGATCGCGATGTCGAGCGCCAGGTGGCCGCTGGCGCCCTCGTGCATGTGGACGAAGAGGAAGGTGAAGGTCAGCAGCCAGGGACCGACGGCGCGCCGCCCGCGGCTGAACAGGGCCATCTGCACCGCCGCCGCCGCCTTGATGCCCGTGAACAGGCCCTCGATCACGAACTCCAGCCAGGCCGACTGCGGGAACCACAGCGTGCGGACCACCGCCAGGTCCAGCGCCACCAGCCCGACGATGGCGAGCGGCAACAGCCACCGCATCCGGTTGGTGTAGAACAGGATCGCGGCCGCCATCAGCAGGATCGCCGCGGTGAAGAACAGCGGCGAGAGCACGCTCCACAGCCGCGGCGGCCCGAACTGCCCCGCCGCCAGCCCGCTGACTTTATGCAGCAGCAGCGCGAGCCAGCCCAGCAGCCAGGCGAGCAGGTACTTCTCGCGGAAGGTGCGATACACCAGCAGCCCGCCGGCCAGCAGGATCAGCACGGCAGACGCCTGCACCACCGCAGCGGTGTCTAGGCGGAGTAAGTCCATGGGTCTGAGCGGGGTGAAAGTACCACGGAAAACACCCTAACCCCGCTCCTTTTCGGGTACTCCCCGGCGTTACTTTAGTAACCGGCACGCCGCGCGGCGGCGCGCTTGAACGCTGGCCGGGCAAGGGCGGCGAGCCGGGGAAATTTGCCCGATTGTTTCGGCGGCAACTCTGTGTACAATGTGACTCCCCCGGAAAAGGTTCCCCACCCTTTCATGAGCACCGAGCGCATCCTGGTCGTCGACGACGAAGAGGCGATACGCGAGATCGTTTCTTCCATGCTCAACGCCGCGGGCTTCCGCTGCTCGCAGGCCGCTTCCGGCCTCCAGGCTCTCAACGTCCTGCAGTCCGGCCAGGAGTTTGAGCTCATGCTCAGCGACCTGATGATGGCGGAGATGGACGGCGTCGCGCTGCTGGAGCGCACCAAGGAAGCGTATCCCGACATGCCGGTCATCATGGTGACCGCGGTCCACGACATCTCGGTGGCGCTCGCCGCCATCCGCAACGGCGCCTACGACTACCTGCTCAAGCCCTTCGAGCGCGAGCAGCTGCTGGCCACCGTGCGGCGCGCGCTGGAGCACCGCCGCCTGAAGCTCGAGAACCGCGCTTATCAGTCGAACCTGGAATCGCTGGTCGCGGCGCGCACCGAGCAGCTCCGCCAGGCGATGAGCGACCTGGAACGCTCCTACGACATCACGCTCGAAGCGCTGGGCGACGCGCTCGACCTCAAGGACGCCGAGACCGAAGGCCACTCCAAGCGCGTGACCGCATTCACCATCGCGATGGCCCGCGCCATGGGGCTTTCCAGCCAGGAGATCCGCGTGATCGCGCGTGGCGCCTTCCTGCACGA from Terriglobales bacterium harbors:
- a CDS encoding HD domain-containing phosphohydrolase, whose protein sequence is MSTERILVVDDEEAIREIVSSMLNAAGFRCSQAASGLQALNVLQSGQEFELMLSDLMMAEMDGVALLERTKEAYPDMPVIMVTAVHDISVALAAIRNGAYDYLLKPFEREQLLATVRRALEHRRLKLENRAYQSNLESLVAARTEQLRQAMSDLERSYDITLEALGDALDLKDAETEGHSKRVTAFTIAMARAMGLSSQEIRVIARGAFLHDIGKMAIPDAILRKPGKLTEDEQAIMREHCYRGYQMLRKIPFLAEAAEIVYSHQEMFDGTGYPRGLKGDEIPLGARIFAIADTLDAITSDRPYRAAQSLSAAKAEIQKWGGRQFDPKVVEVFVNMPDSIWSDLRREIDTQSYRFAYPPQAGKTPAKATAGA